Below is a window of Quercus robur chromosome 6, dhQueRobu3.1, whole genome shotgun sequence DNA.
agagaagaaccaagaagaaagcaataaccagtgGTGGACTTGCGATCAGTgagatctcctgcccaatcagcatcagaaaatgcacggagaataagaggagactgagcagagtagaaaagaccatggaatagagtgccctttaggtattaaagaatgcgcagaacagtagcatagtgagtcgatcgtggagcagacagatattGGTTCACCTAGTGAACAGCATAGGAAAAGTCTAGACGAGTGACaatgagataaactaggctgccaaccaagcgtctgtaaagagagggattagacaatggtttcccttctaagggagtcagatgcgcattaaactcaactggagtgtcaacaatcttgctatcagtgagtccagctcgagaaaAAAGTTCAgagcatacttggcttgagtaatataaagtccatctataaaatgagtgatttcaagacccaagaagtagctgaaatgttcaagatctttcatctcaaactgctgactgagaaaatccttgagttcttgaatgccactaagGTCATCatcagttatgatcatatcatccacatataggagaagtaaaataatGCCTTTGTCAGTGcaacgaagaaataaggcagaatcataatgactggccatgtaacctaagcgagagatggtagagctgaatttggcaaaccaagctcgtgaaGCTTGTTTAacgccataaagtgcacgttgAAGGTGACACACCTTGTTTGAATCAACAGAGAGACCaagaggaggttgcatataaaattcttcacttaaatccccattaaggaatgcatttttgacatccatttgaaaAATGTCTCATTTACTGGCAGCAGCAACAGTTAAGAGGGTACGAACAGATGAGATgcgagcaaccggagcaaatgtctcttcataatcaatcccatactcctgtgtaaacccttttgcaacaagacaagctttgtagcgctcaatggacccatcagagcgagtcttaatcttgtagatccaatTACAACGAACCACAAATTTCCCGGGGGgggagtgtcaccaaatcccaagtatggtttttagataatgcatcaaatTCCTCTTTCATtacaatctgccataaagggtcaatGGAAGCCttacgataggtgtgaggctcgtgtagtgtagcaagggcagtgtaacaatgatagtcaagtaaatgtgcaaGAATAGATCTtacccgagttgagtgacgaggtggaatgtcttgtacAAGATtttcaggcggagcaggagcaagggacccaagctcagggttggggttAGGTAGCTCATCTTCGActtgttcatcttccacctgttcattaaagggtgaactaggaaatgGATTAgtgatatctggtggttggacagagaaaTCTACAGGAGAATCAAGAGCAACTataggaggatcaggagcagctacagaagggaatatgtgcctcatctggaaagAGATCTAagacagaggaggaagatagggaggcacggaagtgagagagctcgacaaaaacgcgatgttcccaaaagacaacattgcgggagatacgaagacgatgagagacaggatcataacaccgataccctttttgagtttcgccatagccaagaaaacaacaaagccttgaccgaggctcaagtttgttatgctcatgtggttgaagaagaatgaaacaaGCAAAAccgaaggagcgaaggtggtgatagtctggaaGTGACCCAAAAAtgcgctcatatggagtttgattttggatgacaggacttggaatgcgattaatagtatgaacagTATAAAGAGCAGCTTtgccccaaaaaggagcaggaactttggcagagagaaggagagcacgaacagtgtcaagaatatgacgaagttttcgtTTAGCTCTACCATTTTGTtaagaggtacctggacaagttagttgatgaacagtgccataggaatgcaaaacagcttggaaagcatattgagtgtactcaagagcattatcagatcgaaaaattttgatacgtttggaaaattgagtttcaaccatttttgcaaaattataatATACTTGTAACAATTCAGAatgatgtttcatattaaaaatccagctatagcgagagtaatcatcaacaaaaacaacaaaatatcgagatccaccaatactagagacaaaGGAAAGCCcccaaacatcaaaatgaataaggtcaaagatatcagtggatattgattcactaatattgaaaggcaaaactggttgttttcctaactgacatgaaacacaatcaaaattttttgtagatactaaacctaacaaacctctagaagccaatTATTGTACTCGTGAAGAGGATGCATaaccaagtcgagcatgccaaagtgcaagggaaggaatagAAGGAATTGCACcagctgcagcaacagaaacaggagcaacaagtggaagacgaaggttgtccacaggaaacatacgcccaactctaggaCCGATCCCAAGCTCCCGTCCCGTCCTCgaatcctgcacaatacacccagaataatcaaagataatgcaaTAACCCAACTCAACTAattgtccaacagaaaataaattataagaaaagtcaggaacattaaagactccaggaacCAAGAGATTGGAGGTCGCaacggaacctatattatgaccagacattgtggaacTATTTGCTGcgcgaatattaagagggtgcggTGCAGGTTTAAGGTCAAAAAATAAGGACGAATGaagtgtcatgtgattgcaacaagcaaaatccataagccaagaggtaggagacataccagataaagctaagaaagaagaggaataagatgcattaccaaccatacgaatgacattggcgatgatatttataaggtcatctctgaaaatggtgaaagtggatccagaagactgagaCTTTGCAGAGATGGAAGCCATAGGTTGGACACTCTTAGTGTTAGCAACTGTAGCAGCAGAAATGGAAACAACTGATTTGTTgcgttgatagcaagtctcaatattatggccaaaacgtttgcaaaaattgtaaaaacgtTTGTTGAATTATCGACAATGATTGTTGCAAAAGgaagaagacttgtccttattcttcatttagaagcaaaatatgcaaaaatggattgcaaaaatgaaatctacgcaaAAAAATGGGAGGGAGCACCTggactgcaaaaagtcaactctgagaaaaagtcaacggtcaactcCCAGTTATGACGTCAGCAAGATGACATAAGCTAATGACATCAGCTAGGGCTTACGTGGATACTGATGTGGCAGTGCTGACGTCAGCAGGTGACCCAGCGGCGCGTGAGGTGTGTGGTTCAATCTTCATCGAATCTTTGGACGGCGAATGAGGGCGCGTGTTGAGTCCGATGAGATTGATTCTTTTCCGACAATGTAGATCGGAGAAAGAGTATTCCGATGACGGCGGCGGTGAAATGATCGGAGCAATACTGACGGCGCATAAAAAAACTATCGAATCTTTGACCGGCGCCTGGCAGCGCGTGTAGggtcagatgatgatgattccGACGAAGTTGTGTAGATCGGTTGAAAATATACACAGTGatatgtcttatgtcttaatcgGAGGTCCGATGTGGAAGGTCCAACGAAGGCAGTTATCTTGGTGGCAGTGTTCAAGTTTCTGGCGGTGAAGATTCAACCTTGGGCACCTCTGACAGCGGTGGGGCGGTCAGAAGAGGGCACGGAAAAGGTTTACTAACCGAAGAAGTCAAGGTAGCGGAAAATACCAACAAAGATAAGACTACAAGACACAAGAAAGTTAGAGCAATGGCTCTGATATCATGTTaaaaatactgaatgattgtatatTGTATTTCTCAGTGAAAGAATATACACAAGTGCCTTTATATATATGAGACATAtgagtgcagtacaagtaagagtgtagtacaagaatgtgtgctatacaagtaatctagttgggcctaaagcccacaacatTATACACGTTAACAGAAACAATATTCTAATTATACTATTTTATTAGtaaagggaaaacaaaattgaGGATGGTCTCCGAGCCAAATGTTGCTTTACCCCTACTTGTAATTAACGTAATTAGAAATAATTTCGTATGATCGATATTAGTGCGTGTTAGTCGGTGACTTGAATATAATGTCTATTAAATTAAGGCCTGTGTTCTTCCCGTGGATGACAACGTTCGTTAAATTAAACATGCATGGTTGGGTGGTATTTGGTGGCAGTGGAAAGCTACATGTTGGCattagtaattaaaaattaattacgTGGGAAAGGAAAATCCCTTAACCTTAATTCCAATCTGCATTCAGACCCAGCTAGCAGAACACCTTGGATACATTAATCCTCCCCCAAATGGCTGTACGTACGCGCACCAGAGTAGGTTCAACTTAACAAAGAAATAAGGAGTCAAATATCAGAATGACTGGTGAGCCGCGTTGAAGAAAGCTTGGGGCAAACACAtgcatgcatggtttgctttcTGCAGCCAAATGCAGGAACGAACTGTACGTTGTTTAGATTTTGTAATAATTAAACATGAACTAACTTTGTGTGAATCTTTCTGCCAAATGATTGGGCTCAAGAGGGAGGAGATGAATCACTTGGGAGAGCGTGCACtctgtttatatatttttagcgACATGTAGAGAAGAAAATATGTACGTTTATAATCcatttatttgttgttttttcCTCCTCAAAAGAAATTGATGTCCATGGATCATTGCTGGCATATGctcctttttgttcttttgctcaCACACACAGACAAATACACTGTTTAGTGTATACACATTCTCATATTTATGTTACATGGTGTTTATATGGATGCCATTTTGGTGCAAGTATTGATAGTGTAATAACACAACATTCGTTTTCGCTCCTAACTCTTTCACGTCGCTCTCGTGCTCTCGTGCATGTAGATGCAGTTGTGTCTTGCAGGTCTCCTTGCAAGAGTGTTGTGACCTCCTGTTTCAGTGAGGTCGGTTTAGTAGCTCTGCGAAACTATGACGGCAGAGCTGGAAGAGTTATGGAAGAAACTCTCTTTTACGGAAGAGGAAGATGAGAGTATTTCTCTGGGGAGCAATAGCACAGAAGCAGCAAAGGAAATAGGTAAGAAATGCCTCGTGATGAAGGTGCTGGCACACAGAAGTATATCGCTGGAAGCACTTCGGAAAAACTTGAGGATGATATGGAAGCCCAACAAAGGAGTGCAGATAACGGAGATTGACGATGAGCTATACTTAGTCGAGTTTGGAGATGGACGGGACAAGAAGAAAATTATGGATATGAGCCCCTGGAGCTATGAGAAACAACTAGTTCTGTTAAAGGAGTTTGAAGGTGAACAAGTTCCAAAGGATATATCTATCAAGCAGTCGCCGTTTTGGATTCAGATTCATAACCTCCCATTGATGAGCAGAACCTGTGAGACGGGCTGGGCTATAGGGTCCACGCTAGGAGAGGTGATGTCCGTTGATGCAGCTGAATCTGGGGTTCAATGGGGAAAGTATCTCCGGATTAGAGTGAAGATCGATGTTACAAAGAAGTTAGTCAGAGGAAAGAAAGTTAAGATTGAAGGGGGCGAGCAAAGATGGATTAGTTTCAGGTATGAAAGGCTTCCAAATTTCTGCTACAGATGTGGAATGCTGAACCACGACCTCAGGGACTGTGCGGAAGCAGTGgagaaagaaaaccaaaaggagCAAACAAACCTTCAATATGGACCGTGGTTAAGAGGTGAGACAATTCAAAGGGTCGGAGGTGAGGCACCTAGAGGAGGTCAGAGTTTTGGGCTGAGTATGGGAGACAAACAAGGAGGAAATGTGGGAAAAATCTCGGGGAAGCCATCTCACGCGCCACCTGTGGCATTGGGGGTGGAAGTTGCAGAGGGGTCAGCGATGAACGACCTAGGAAACAGGGAGAAAGAGGATGGGACAAAAGGGCATGATACTAGAGATCAAGCTCCAGGATGTATTCATGAAAATGGTATGGGCAGTAGTTTCGGGTTGAACAAGGAAAGCAGTATTCTTTTACAGGAAAAGGAAAGTTTGACCAAACCCACAATCCAAAATGAAGATGTGAGTGATCAGAGGGGGGAGAAAGGGACTCAACAGAAGCAAGAGCCTCATTTTGACTTCCTTTTGGCGCCAAGTTTGAAAGGCCTAAGTGGGGTTGAAAACccaattaaaaatgagaaagaaacagGCCCAATGGCCATATGTTTTAATGAGGAGACGGGCTGGGTGGCAGAGACGTTGGGCCCGAAGAGTGGGCACTGGAAAAGACTCGCGAGGAAGGCCCATTGTAATGATGAGAGCATGGGCCTTGACTTACTGGGGAGCAAAAGGCCTGGTCCGGTTCCCATTATGAAACTTGAACAAGACTTAGTTGTGCAGAAACGAAAGAAAACAGCGAGCAAAGGACAAAACACtcaggaaaaggaaaatgatagGGATGGCGAAGAGGCGGCGACTGCGATGCAGGGCCGCCGAGCCACATGAGTATCTTGGCTTGGAATTGCCGGGGTCTAGGATCACCCCCGGCAGTTCGGATTCTCACCGACGAGGTGAAATCCAAAAATCCGATCCTCTTGTTCCTTGTGGAGACCAAAGCTCGTTCCAGCAGAATGAAGGGCTTCATGAGGAAATTGGAGATGACCCAGGGAATTGATGTTCCTAGCGACGGCATGAGCGGCGGGTTGGCTATGATTTGGAAGGAAGGCGCAGATATTCGGTTCAAAAGCTGCTCCAACTCGCATATCGACGTGGTGGTATACGATGAGAAGGGGCGGAATCCATGGAGGGCGACCGGGTTTTATGGGCATCCGGATGCAAGGAAGAGGCATATATCATGGAGTTTGCTTGAAACATTGAAGAAGCAATGTGATATGCCGTGGGTGGTCTTTGGCGATTTCAACGAGATCACCCACCCCGATGAAAAGCTTGGATGGGCAGACCGTGATGCAGATCAAATGAGAAAATTTAGAGATTGTCTGAGTGTGTGTGGCCTtaatgatttgggttttgtgggAAGCAGATTTACTTGGTGCAACGGACGGTTTGGGGACCAACGGACCCTTGTTAGATTGGATCGGGTGGTGGCCAATGAGGGCTGGCTTGCTAATTTTTCTGAAGCGCAAGTTCACCACGTCTCAATGGCAGCTTCGGACCATTGCCTCTTGGCTTTGTTCTTAAGGAAAAAGGCGCCACcaaagaaagtgaaaaagagaTTCTTTTTCGAGGCCATGTGGATCAGAGATGAAAGATGCAAGGAAGTTATTGAAGGGGCTTGGGATCCATTACGGGCTGATGTGGACATTCAGGAGAGAATTAAAAATTGTCAAGGGCAGCTTAGAAGATGGAACAATGGGGTCTATGGGAATGTGAATAGGGTGCTGAAGCTGAAACAGGACAGACTTAGACACCTTGAAGGGTTGAATCTCTTGCACGAGACAGCGGCAGAAATTCAGGGCTTGAAAAAGGAGATCAATGAGATACTCATAAGGGAAGAGGTTATGTGGAATCAAAGATCAAGggctttatggatcaaatgTGGCGACCGCAATACTAAATTTTTCCATGCCACGGCAAATCAAAGACGAAAGACTAATAAGATTGAGGGGATTCGGGGCGCGAACGATGTTTGGTTTGATCAGCCGGAGGACATTGAGAGAGAAGTCCTTGAGTATTTTTCATCCATTTTTAGCACAGCCAGTCCATCTTCTTTTGCTGCTAGTTTGGGTGCCATTAATCCGCTGGTCTCGGATGAGATGAATGCTACTCTCCTTAAGGAGTTTAGTGTGCTGGAAGTCCGAAATGCTCTGCATCAAATGCACCCTACCAAAGCCCCCGGCCCCGACGGTAT
It encodes the following:
- the LOC126690096 gene encoding uncharacterized protein LOC126690096 → MTAELEELWKKLSFTEEEDESISLGSNSTEAAKEIGKKCLVMKVLAHRSISLEALRKNLRMIWKPNKGVQITEIDDELYLVEFGDGRDKKKIMDMSPWSYEKQLVLLKEFEGEQVPKDISIKQSPFWIQIHNLPLMSRTCETGWAIGSTLGEVMSVDAAESGVQWGKYLRIRVKIDVTKKLVRGKKVKIEGGEQRWISFRYERLPNFCYRCGMLNHDLRDCAEAVEKENQKEQTNLQYGPWLRGETIQRVGGEAPRGGQSFGLSMGDKQGGNVGKISGKPSHAPPVALGVEVAEGSAMNDLGNREKEDGTKGHDTRDQAPGCIHENGMGSSFGLNKESSILLQEKESLTKPTIQNEDVSDQRGEKGTQQKQEPHFDFLLAPSLKGLSGVENPIKNEKETGPMAICFNEETGWVAETLGPKSGHWKRLARKAHCNDESMGLDLLGSKRPGPVPIMKLEQDLVVQKRKKTASKGQNTQEKENDRDGEEAATAMQGRRAT